The DNA segment ACAGAATGACCTCGCTGTTGCCTTCGGACAGGATGTACTCGGCGGCGTACAGCCATTCCTCGATGGTGGCGCTCAGCCCGCGCTTGAGCAGCACCGGGCGGCGGGCGCGGCCCACTTCACGCAGCAGGGCGAAGTTGTGCATGTTGCGCGCCCCGACTTGCAGGATGTCGGCGTACTCGGACACCACTTCCACGTCTCTGGTATCCATGACCTCAGTGATGAACAGCATCTTGTTGGCGCGGGCCACCCGGCTGCCAATAATCAGGCCGTCCACGCCCATGCCCTGAAAGCCGTAGGGGCTGGTGCGCGGCTTGTACGCGCCGCCGCGCAGGATCTTGACCCCTTTGCCCGCCAGATACTCGGCGGTCTGCTCCATCTGCTCCTCAGATTCGATGCTGCACGGCCCGGCGATAATGATGGGTGGGGAGTCGCCGCCGATCTTCACACCGTCGATATCCAGCACGGTGTCTTCCTTCTTGACCTTGCGTGAGACCAGCAGTTGCTTCTTGTCGTTGCTCTCTTCCAGCGCCAGACTGGCCTTGAAGATTTCCTTGAACAGGTGCTTGACCGTCGCGCCCGTGAAGGGACCGGGGTTCAGCTCTTCAAGCTCACGCAGTTGGCGGTCCTCGCGGGCTGGATCGTAGTGGTTGGGGCGGCCTTCCTGGGTCTTGGCGTGGCCGATCTGGGCCACCACCGTGGCGCGCTGGGACAGCAGTTTCAGCAGGTCACGGTTGATCTGGTCGATCTCGGTGCGGAGGTCCTCGATGGTGCGGGGTTGTGTCATACCCCGCAGTCTAGGAAAAGCGCGCCTAAAAAGACATTCAGGCGGCTAGTCAATTGAAAGGAGTTGTCCAACTTTGCCGTCCAGTGTCGCGTCGTCGTCAGGGGTATTGACCATGTGGGCCGCCACCCGTGCGAGGGCCGCGTGCAGTTCCTGTGCCTCGGCCCCGCCTATCTGGGGGGTGTCCTGCAAGGCGTTTTCCATGCAGCTCAGCCACGCCCGACCGCGTGTAGGCGTGATGGCGTGCGGCAGATGACGCGCCCGCAGTCGGGGCGGCCCGTAGTTCTGGTGGTACAGCGGCGGCCCACCCAGAAAACCCGTCAGAAAGGCCAGTTGCTTCTGGGCCGTCAGGGTCAGGTCGGCGGGAAAGATGGGGGAGAGGTCCGGGTCCTGGGCCACCAGCGCGTAGAAGCGCGTGACCAGGGCGGCCAGCGCCTCCGGCCCGATGCGTTCGTACAGGGAGCCGCCCGCTGAGAGTTGAATGGGCGCGGTCATGATTGACAGGCTAGCAGGCCAGCAAAAAAGAGAGGCGGACCTCTGCCCACCTCTCTGGTGAAGTTGAAAAGAACGCGCTACACGTCGCGGCGGTCGAAGGCGTAGATCGCCATCAGGCCAAAGCCCAGGGTATAGATCAGCAGCAGGATCAGCGGCTGCCCGATGTCGCCCTGCTGCACGTAAACCCCGAAGTGCGAGGTCAGCAGGATGCGCTGGATGGCTTCGGGCAGGACCACCAGCAGGCGCATGACGATCAGCGTGGCAAACGTGGCCAGGGCCGAGGCCGCCGTATTCAGGAACAGCACGCCGAACAGCAGCGACAGGGCGGCCACTGGCATCAGGACGATGGCGGCCAGGAACGCACCGCGCAACACCTGCCCGAACGCCTCGCCGCCGCTCAGTTCGCCCACGCCCACGAACAGGCCTGGCCCCAGCCCGGTGCCGCCCGTGAAGGTGCCGAAGCCCAGCGGAATGCCCGCCAGGAGTGATCCGGCCACGGTGGTGATGACCAGCAGGAACGGGAAGACCAGCGCGGCGATCAGCTTGCTGGCAATGACCTTGGTGCGGTCTACCGGGCGCAGCAGCAGCGGCGCGAGGGTGCCCTGCGCCGTCTCCGAACCGATGGTCTCGGCCACCGTGACCGCGATAAACAGCGGCAGCAGGTACTGGATCGTCACGCCGATGCTCACGGCGGGCAGTTGCCACCCGCTGATCATGTTGACCTGAATCAGCGCGCTCAGGCGCGGCGCGAAGGCCCAGATCAGCGGCAGCACGAAGGTCACGATCAAGGCCAGTTTGGCGCTGCGCGATCCCAGCAGTTTGCGAAATTCCAGCAGCAGCAGCGTGATCACGCGCGCCGCCAGGTGAGCAGGACGGTGACAGGGGGGGGAACGCTATCGCTCTTCATCAGGCTTTCTCCACGCGCTCGCGGTAGTACTCGTACAGGTCGAAGTGATCGGGGCTGGCCTCAAAGACCCGGATGCCCTCCTCGCTCAGGCGGGCTAGGGCGTCGGGCACGCGGGCCTCGCCGCCCAGGTGCGCGATGGCAAACGGGGTGCGGGTACTGACCTTGCGGACAAACGGCAGCCGCTCCAGCACCGCCGCCGCGCCCACCGGATCGTCCACCCGGAAGCGGTAGGCCGCCTGCCTGGCGCGCAGGTCTACGGTATCCACCAGCCGTCCCCCGGTCAGAATACCCACGGTATGCGCGTAGGTGGCGATTTCGCGCAGGTGATGCGTGCTGAGGACCACCGCGCAGCCGTCGGTGGCCAT comes from the Deinococcus sp. AJ005 genome and includes:
- a CDS encoding bifunctional 3-deoxy-7-phosphoheptulonate synthase/chorismate mutase, which translates into the protein MTQPRTIEDLRTEIDQINRDLLKLLSQRATVVAQIGHAKTQEGRPNHYDPAREDRQLRELEELNPGPFTGATVKHLFKEIFKASLALEESNDKKQLLVSRKVKKEDTVLDIDGVKIGGDSPPIIIAGPCSIESEEQMEQTAEYLAGKGVKILRGGAYKPRTSPYGFQGMGVDGLIIGSRVARANKMLFITEVMDTRDVEVVSEYADILQVGARNMHNFALLREVGRARRPVLLKRGLSATIEEWLYAAEYILSEGNSEVILCERGIRTFEKWTRNTLDLSAVALAKQETHLPVIVDVTHAAGRRDLLIPLAKAALAVGADGIHIEVHPNPATALSDNEQQLDFAGYDQFDAALAPMMKMPVRV
- a CDS encoding globin; the encoded protein is MTAPIQLSAGGSLYERIGPEALAALVTRFYALVAQDPDLSPIFPADLTLTAQKQLAFLTGFLGGPPLYHQNYGPPRLRARHLPHAITPTRGRAWLSCMENALQDTPQIGGAEAQELHAALARVAAHMVNTPDDDATLDGKVGQLLSID
- a CDS encoding ABC transporter permease, translated to MITLLLLEFRKLLGSRSAKLALIVTFVLPLIWAFAPRLSALIQVNMISGWQLPAVSIGVTIQYLLPLFIAVTVAETIGSETAQGTLAPLLLRPVDRTKVIASKLIAALVFPFLLVITTVAGSLLAGIPLGFGTFTGGTGLGPGLFVGVGELSGGEAFGQVLRGAFLAAIVLMPVAALSLLFGVLFLNTAASALATFATLIVMRLLVVLPEAIQRILLTSHFGVYVQQGDIGQPLILLLIYTLGFGLMAIYAFDRRDV